One genomic window of Petrotoga miotherma DSM 10691 includes the following:
- the atpG gene encoding ATP synthase F1 subunit gamma — protein sequence MSRGNLRAIKRRIASTESTMQITRAMQMVATARLNKIQKRWKGVKDYSNYTERILKKVPFVEESLYTQNGEGSLIFVITPDMGLAGSFPSDLVKEALRAKSKLEDFKGYFALGAKGYSGLKSETVLEKEINLFDIPKVDHAEYLLEIIFQIMENKGISKLKVVYGELKNALIQLPKTYDLLPITRDKFEIDARYEYEPEEEKVFEDAAYQYLLSKMYLFLFETKLSELHARQNAMKNATDNAHDLIEELNLEYNKQRQASITQELIEIVNGANMQ from the coding sequence TTGAGTCGTGGTAATTTAAGAGCCATTAAAAGAAGGATCGCCTCTACAGAATCTACGATGCAAATAACAAGAGCCATGCAAATGGTTGCAACAGCTAGGCTCAACAAAATACAGAAGCGATGGAAAGGTGTAAAAGATTATTCTAACTACACAGAAAGAATTCTGAAAAAAGTTCCCTTTGTTGAAGAAAGCTTATACACTCAAAATGGTGAAGGTTCTTTAATTTTTGTGATCACCCCAGACATGGGATTAGCCGGCTCATTTCCATCTGATTTAGTAAAAGAAGCTTTAAGGGCGAAATCTAAGCTGGAAGATTTTAAAGGATACTTTGCATTGGGTGCAAAGGGGTATTCAGGTTTAAAGAGTGAAACAGTCTTGGAAAAAGAGATAAATTTATTCGATATTCCAAAGGTTGACCATGCGGAGTATTTGCTGGAAATTATTTTCCAAATTATGGAGAATAAAGGCATTAGTAAACTGAAAGTTGTATATGGAGAGTTAAAAAATGCCTTGATACAGTTACCAAAAACTTATGATCTACTTCCGATAACAAGAGATAAATTTGAAATAGATGCCAGATACGAATACGAACCCGAGGAAGAAAAAGTGTTTGAGGATGCTGCATATCAGTATCTTCTCTCTAAAATGTATCTATTTTTATTTGAAACCAAGTTGAGTGAACTTCATGCCCGACAAAACGCAATGAAAAACGCCACGGATAATGCACATGATTTAATAGAAGAGTTGAACCTTGAATACAACAAGCAAAGACAAGCCTCTATTACCCAAGAGTTGATAGAGATTGTTAATGGGGCGAATATGCAATAG
- the atpA gene encoding F0F1 ATP synthase subunit alpha, which yields MRVNPDELTKVIEERIKSYESGEIKEIGWVMQVSDGIVRAYGLKDVMTNELVEIETSEGEKIYGIAMNLEEDNVGIITLGDYKGIKEGDKLVRTNRIIEVPVGENMLGRVVNPLGIPLDGKGEINTDEFYPIERKAMGVVTRKPVDTPLQTGLKVLDALIPIGRGQRELIIGDRQTGKTAIATDTIINQKGKNAFCIYVSIGQKSSALARTIDNLEKYGAMDFTVVVAADASDPASLQYIAPYAGAAIGEYFMFNGKDALVIYDDLTKHAAAYREISLLLRRPPGREAYPGDIFYLHSRLLERASRLNENYGNGSLTALPIIETQANDISAYIPTNVISITDGQIYLETGLFNAGIRPAVNIGLSVSRVGGDAQTKAMKKVAGSLKLDLAQYRELESFTQFAADLDEATKKQLTKGEKLTELMKQPQYSPMEIEEQVAVIYAANEGYLDQIPTDRIGDFERQFLAYLKENYRDTLNKIRESKDITDEIKKELNEAISKFLDVFK from the coding sequence TTGAGAGTTAATCCAGATGAATTGACAAAAGTAATAGAAGAGCGTATTAAAAGTTATGAAAGTGGAGAGATAAAAGAAATAGGATGGGTAATGCAGGTAAGCGATGGAATCGTTAGGGCTTACGGTTTGAAGGATGTTATGACCAACGAATTGGTTGAAATAGAAACATCTGAAGGTGAAAAGATCTACGGTATAGCTATGAATTTAGAAGAAGATAACGTTGGTATAATAACCTTGGGAGATTACAAAGGAATAAAAGAAGGGGACAAATTAGTTAGAACCAACAGAATAATAGAAGTACCCGTTGGGGAAAATATGCTAGGTAGAGTGGTTAATCCTTTAGGTATCCCATTGGATGGAAAGGGTGAAATAAATACCGATGAGTTTTATCCTATCGAAAGGAAGGCAATGGGTGTTGTAACAAGAAAACCTGTTGATACGCCTCTTCAAACTGGGTTGAAAGTGTTGGATGCCTTGATTCCTATAGGAAGAGGTCAAAGAGAGCTTATAATCGGAGATAGACAAACGGGTAAAACCGCCATAGCTACTGATACAATTATAAATCAAAAAGGGAAAAACGCTTTTTGTATTTACGTTTCAATTGGACAAAAGTCCTCGGCTTTGGCGAGAACGATCGATAATTTAGAAAAGTACGGTGCAATGGACTTCACTGTAGTGGTGGCCGCAGATGCTTCAGATCCTGCCTCTTTACAGTATATAGCTCCTTACGCTGGTGCAGCAATTGGAGAATATTTTATGTTTAACGGTAAGGATGCGTTGGTAATATACGACGATTTAACCAAACACGCCGCTGCTTACAGAGAAATATCGCTTTTACTTAGAAGGCCGCCTGGAAGGGAAGCTTATCCCGGAGATATTTTTTATTTGCATTCAAGATTGTTGGAAAGGGCGTCTAGATTGAACGAAAATTATGGAAACGGTTCTTTGACAGCTTTGCCAATAATCGAGACGCAGGCGAACGATATTTCTGCATATATTCCAACCAACGTTATTTCAATAACGGATGGTCAGATCTATTTAGAAACAGGGTTGTTTAACGCAGGGATAAGACCTGCTGTTAACATAGGATTATCTGTTTCAAGGGTCGGTGGAGATGCTCAGACCAAGGCGATGAAAAAGGTAGCTGGATCTTTAAAATTAGATTTAGCACAGTACAGGGAGTTAGAATCTTTCACTCAGTTTGCTGCGGATCTTGATGAGGCAACTAAGAAACAGCTAACAAAAGGAGAAAAACTCACTGAATTGATGAAGCAACCACAATATTCACCTATGGAGATAGAAGAACAAGTTGCTGTTATTTACGCTGCCAATGAAGGCTATTTGGATCAGATCCCTACCGATAGAATAGGTGATTTTGAAAGACAATTTTTAGCCTATCTTAAAGAAAATTATAGGGATACTTTAAATAAGATAAGAGAGAGCAAAGACATTACAGATGAGATAAAGAAAGAACTGAATGAAGCAATCTCAAAATTTTTGGATGTATTTAAATGA
- the atpC gene encoding ATP synthase F1 subunit epsilon, with amino-acid sequence MFKFKVVTPEGVKYEEDVQYVEFKTKEGSMGTLTQRLPIVTSLRIAPVSIKKVDNSVQSFAIHGGILEMTGEEMTIVTTAAEKSEDIDIEAARNAMESAQEEIKETEDKFKKIKLQTRIEKNLLRVNMSKRK; translated from the coding sequence ATATTTAAATTCAAAGTTGTTACCCCAGAAGGGGTAAAGTATGAAGAAGATGTTCAGTATGTAGAATTTAAAACAAAAGAGGGATCAATGGGAACCTTAACTCAAAGATTGCCGATCGTGACATCTTTAAGGATTGCCCCGGTATCGATAAAAAAAGTTGATAACTCTGTGCAAAGTTTTGCCATCCATGGTGGTATTCTGGAAATGACCGGTGAAGAAATGACTATTGTTACCACAGCTGCTGAAAAATCGGAAGATATAGATATCGAAGCCGCAAGGAATGCTATGGAAAGTGCCCAAGAAGAGATAAAAGAAACTGAAGATAAGTTTAAAAAAATCAAATTACAAACTAGAATTGAAAAGAATCTTTTGAGGGTCAATATGTCAAAAAGGAAATAA
- a CDS encoding F0F1 ATP synthase subunit C: MDLSTMLQNLITEGGSIGWGLYYLGKLLGAGVAMGIGAIGPGVGEGNVGAHAMDAMARQPEMSGNLTTRMLLAMAVTESTGLYSLVVALILLFVLP, encoded by the coding sequence ATGGATTTATCTACTATGCTTCAAAATTTAATTACTGAAGGTGGTTCCATTGGATGGGGCTTATATTATTTAGGAAAGTTATTGGGAGCAGGAGTTGCAATGGGAATAGGAGCTATAGGTCCTGGTGTTGGAGAAGGTAACGTTGGTGCACACGCAATGGATGCTATGGCAAGGCAACCAGAGATGAGCGGAAATTTAACAACGAGGATGTTATTGGCAATGGCGGTTACAGAGTCAACCGGTCTTTATTCTTTGGTTGTTGCCTTGATCTTGTTGTTTGTTCTTCCATGA
- a CDS encoding RNA-guided endonuclease TnpB family protein, translating into MLKTYKFRIYPSNEQIEKLNQHFGHTRFVYNLFLEFSSNAYKNTKTSTNYYMWAKVLTVLKKTEKYQWLNDVNSQSLQQSIKDLETGYKRFFKKQAKHPKFKKKSSRQSFRVPQHIQLYENEGNDKYGTLFVPKFKEGIKVRVHRKIDPNAKIKNCTFIKTTTGKYFVSITFEVEGSFPDRDIDYENSIGMDMGLKDSVVLSDGTKYPAPKVLSKYERKLKHAYKKFSSKEQGSKNWDKAKLEVARIHEKIKNTREDFLHKLTKEISENQADVFVVETLNIRGMLKNHHLAKSISDSGWYQFKTFLKYKAERLGKKVIEIGMFEPSSKVCSVCGYKNEGLKLSDREWVCPECGTKHDRDVNAAVNIRQFGLKQAFSTQPYGT; encoded by the coding sequence ATGTTAAAAACATACAAGTTTCGTATATATCCATCAAACGAACAAATAGAGAAACTTAATCAGCATTTTGGACATACTCGATTTGTATACAATCTTTTTCTAGAATTCTCCAGTAATGCATACAAGAATACCAAAACATCAACTAACTATTATATGTGGGCTAAAGTACTTACGGTTCTTAAAAAAACTGAGAAGTATCAATGGCTAAACGATGTCAACTCTCAATCTTTGCAACAGTCCATAAAAGATTTAGAGACTGGGTATAAACGTTTCTTCAAGAAACAAGCTAAGCACCCTAAATTTAAAAAGAAATCAAGTAGGCAATCGTTTAGAGTTCCACAACATATACAACTGTATGAAAATGAGGGTAATGATAAATATGGTACTCTTTTCGTACCAAAGTTTAAAGAAGGTATCAAAGTAAGAGTACATAGAAAAATCGATCCAAATGCAAAGATAAAAAATTGTACTTTCATTAAAACTACAACAGGTAAGTACTTTGTATCTATAACATTCGAAGTTGAAGGTTCTTTCCCCGATAGAGATATAGACTACGAGAACTCAATTGGTATGGATATGGGATTGAAAGATTCTGTTGTATTATCCGATGGAACAAAGTATCCAGCTCCTAAAGTTTTGTCTAAGTACGAAAGGAAATTAAAACACGCATATAAAAAGTTTTCAAGCAAAGAACAAGGTTCTAAGAATTGGGACAAGGCAAAATTAGAAGTTGCTAGAATACATGAGAAAATAAAAAATACCCGAGAGGATTTTCTACATAAACTAACGAAAGAAATCAGTGAGAACCAAGCTGATGTCTTCGTTGTGGAAACTCTCAATATAAGAGGCATGTTAAAGAATCATCACTTAGCTAAAAGTATTTCAGATTCAGGATGGTACCAATTCAAAACATTTCTAAAATACAAAGCAGAGAGATTAGGTAAAAAGGTAATCGAGATAGGAATGTTCGAACCTTCGTCTAAGGTTTGTAGTGTATGTGGGTATAAGAACGAAGGTTTAAAACTCTCTGATAGGGAATGGGTATGTCCTGAATGTGGAACTAAACATGATAGAGATGTAAATGCTGCCGTTAATATTAGGCAGTTTGGATTAAAACAGGCATTTTCCACACAGCCTTATGGCACATAA
- the atpB gene encoding F0F1 ATP synthase subunit A — protein sequence MTNDRLKKFTIFLFVAYVVLGLINFFVFDMSLEGVGDRWIVYFGDGGFFGQLNPMTLIMSFAVMFLLILVARNIHFERIPGRFQAAVETFFDYFWEMVEDSVPNPKYRKQTFVIAMSFFLYIGVSNVLGGMPGINVVPVENGLNVQLFTDTWYTPTSDLNVNLTYALMVLVVSHFFAARAKGVLKWLKSFFEPNPLLFPINIISELAKPISHSLRLFGNVMGGGILVLIISYMLKYFVLPVFLWGFFGWFIGLIQAFVFSLLTIAYIGSLLE from the coding sequence TTGACGAACGATAGATTAAAGAAATTTACCATCTTTCTTTTTGTAGCTTATGTAGTTTTGGGATTAATTAACTTTTTTGTTTTCGATATGAGTTTAGAGGGTGTTGGAGATAGATGGATTGTTTATTTTGGTGATGGCGGGTTCTTTGGTCAATTGAACCCAATGACGTTGATAATGTCTTTTGCTGTTATGTTTCTGTTGATTTTAGTTGCCAGGAACATACATTTTGAGAGGATCCCTGGAAGGTTCCAGGCTGCTGTAGAAACTTTTTTTGATTATTTTTGGGAAATGGTGGAAGATTCCGTTCCAAATCCTAAGTATAGGAAACAAACTTTTGTAATAGCTATGAGTTTTTTCCTGTATATAGGTGTTTCAAATGTACTTGGTGGGATGCCTGGAATAAACGTTGTACCAGTTGAAAATGGATTGAATGTTCAGTTATTCACGGATACCTGGTACACACCTACCTCCGATTTAAATGTGAATCTAACGTATGCCTTGATGGTTTTAGTTGTCAGCCACTTTTTTGCGGCAAGGGCTAAAGGTGTACTCAAATGGCTTAAATCTTTTTTTGAACCAAATCCATTGTTGTTTCCTATCAACATAATCAGTGAATTGGCTAAACCAATCTCCCATTCTCTAAGGTTATTTGGTAACGTCATGGGTGGGGGAATATTAGTGTTGATTATTAGTTACATGTTGAAATATTTCGTTTTACCTGTGTTCTTATGGGGCTTTTTTGGTTGGTTTATTGGGCTCATTCAGGCCTTTGTTTTTTCTTTGTTAACTATTGCGTATATTGGTTCTTTATTGGAATAA
- the atpH gene encoding ATP synthase F1 subunit delta: MKASYFLASKYAQAILGTLEEKGEISRLDEYVEAFQRLKKALESSETLRDMAYSPLIPPKYIVTKLKDVSEFDDTIFVQFLEVLVDKGRQNLIPFMSHILYQESLEREKVVEVRLVLPNKVTNTIINQIKQAIHNKTGRKIKLITQFNEDLIGGLQLYIGDKFFDYSVKGFLEDIQSAYALSGGGEIFES, translated from the coding sequence ATGAAAGCTTCTTATTTTTTGGCTTCAAAGTATGCCCAAGCCATTTTGGGTACTTTAGAAGAAAAGGGTGAAATTTCAAGATTAGATGAATACGTAGAAGCGTTTCAAAGGTTAAAAAAAGCTCTTGAAAGCAGTGAAACTCTTAGGGATATGGCTTATAGTCCGTTGATTCCTCCAAAATATATAGTTACAAAATTGAAAGATGTCTCAGAATTTGATGATACTATTTTTGTTCAATTTTTAGAAGTTTTAGTGGATAAAGGGCGTCAAAATTTAATTCCTTTTATGTCTCATATTTTGTATCAAGAGAGTTTAGAAAGAGAAAAAGTTGTGGAAGTGAGACTTGTACTTCCCAATAAAGTAACTAATACAATTATAAATCAGATTAAACAAGCTATTCATAATAAAACAGGAAGAAAAATAAAGTTAATAACACAATTCAACGAAGATCTTATAGGTGGATTACAGTTATACATTGGAGATAAATTTTTTGATTACTCCGTAAAAGGATTTTTAGAGGACATTCAATCTGCCTATGCCCTAAGTGGTGGAGGTGAAATATTTGAGAGTTAA
- the atpF gene encoding F0F1 ATP synthase subunit B, with the protein MISFNLTSIVNLVGFLAFMFLMYKLLYKPYFDITDKRKKEVEKNLNEAEKLRLEAQSKKEELDKQLAEVDDKRREILTEADEQAKSIIKAAQQEAQEQRKFILEKAEKEAEEIKESAARELQSRIVSLAVTISSMILKEQIDKKKNEELIRRAINNLKDKGEL; encoded by the coding sequence ATGATATCTTTTAACTTAACTTCCATAGTCAATTTAGTAGGTTTTTTGGCTTTCATGTTTCTTATGTACAAGTTGTTGTACAAACCGTATTTTGATATCACAGATAAAAGAAAGAAAGAAGTAGAGAAGAATTTGAACGAGGCTGAAAAATTAAGATTAGAAGCCCAATCAAAGAAAGAAGAGTTGGATAAGCAACTAGCTGAAGTGGATGATAAAAGACGTGAAATTTTAACTGAAGCTGATGAACAAGCTAAATCTATAATCAAGGCTGCTCAACAAGAGGCTCAAGAGCAGAGGAAATTTATTTTAGAAAAGGCAGAAAAAGAGGCTGAAGAGATTAAAGAAAGTGCAGCAAGAGAACTGCAATCGAGAATAGTTTCTCTAGCTGTTACCATTTCCTCTATGATATTAAAGGAGCAGATCGATAAAAAGAAGAATGAAGAGTTGATAAGAAGGGCTATAAACAATCTGAAAGACAAAGGTGAATTATAA
- a CDS encoding AtpZ/AtpI family protein: MKKHDLRSLGYLNMIIYFAVIVLSNIFVGLLIGYLIYRFTDQQIWMVLLMFLGIISGLYSGIRELLKEVEKHERAEKKAERDRNENNSDSSD; the protein is encoded by the coding sequence TTGAAAAAGCACGATCTACGTTCACTTGGTTATTTGAACATGATCATTTATTTTGCTGTAATAGTTCTGTCAAATATATTTGTTGGTCTTTTGATAGGATATTTAATATACAGGTTTACCGACCAGCAGATATGGATGGTTTTGTTGATGTTTTTAGGGATAATTTCTGGATTATATTCGGGTATAAGGGAGCTTTTGAAAGAGGTAGAGAAACATGAAAGAGCTGAAAAAAAAGCTGAAAGAGATAGAAATGAAAACAATAGCGATAGTTCTGATTGA
- a CDS encoding amidohydrolase, with protein MSKKLLKNAYVLISADDDVEKFDILIDGDEIEDLLAPGDSTEMDLGDVDEYDLTGKLIVPGFINTHSHSVMSYFRGIADDLSLNDWLFKEMLPREDFLESEMAYYGALVSMLEMISNGITTFVDMYMFTDEIAKASYDLGIRAYISRGLSFDTDEGWNRRIKENIETYEKYNGLDNRIYIGFGPHAPYTVPMDKLQEVAEIAKKYNTHIQIHLLESANERNQYNLLDVENTGLFDLPTIAAHCVHVDEKDIEVLSRKEVNVAYNPISNMKLGNGIAPIVDMFDKNINITFGTDGCASNNSLNFFNEMKFGGILQKFKYGPDRFSVEQILRMSWENGGFALETNIGRLEPEFKADLIVLDMDSFEFFPNDLSRLKSHIVYSANPKNVFATMVAGKFLYYDGEFLTLKEEKEQIYEKFHKFYQRIEDKYNNSDHSDSYNDDRDI; from the coding sequence ATGTCTAAAAAGCTTTTGAAGAATGCGTATGTTTTGATAAGTGCTGATGATGATGTAGAAAAATTTGATATATTAATAGACGGTGATGAGATCGAAGATTTACTTGCACCAGGTGATTCAACCGAGATGGATTTGGGAGATGTGGACGAGTACGATCTAACTGGTAAGCTGATCGTCCCTGGATTTATTAACACCCATAGCCATTCAGTAATGTCTTATTTTAGAGGTATAGCCGATGATTTATCGCTTAACGATTGGTTGTTCAAAGAGATGCTGCCAAGAGAGGATTTTTTGGAAAGTGAAATGGCTTACTACGGTGCCTTAGTTTCTATGTTAGAAATGATTTCCAACGGAATAACAACTTTTGTTGATATGTATATGTTTACTGATGAGATAGCTAAAGCTTCATACGATTTAGGAATTAGGGCATACATATCAAGAGGGCTCTCTTTTGATACAGATGAGGGTTGGAATAGAAGGATAAAAGAAAATATCGAAACGTATGAAAAATACAATGGCTTAGACAATAGAATTTATATAGGCTTTGGGCCTCATGCCCCTTACACCGTTCCAATGGATAAATTGCAAGAAGTAGCTGAGATCGCGAAAAAGTACAACACTCACATTCAGATTCATTTGTTAGAATCAGCAAATGAAAGAAATCAGTACAATCTTTTAGATGTTGAAAATACGGGTTTGTTCGATCTTCCTACGATAGCGGCACACTGTGTCCATGTGGATGAAAAAGATATAGAGGTTCTTTCAAGGAAAGAAGTGAATGTGGCTTATAACCCGATTAGTAATATGAAGTTGGGCAATGGGATAGCCCCCATAGTGGATATGTTCGATAAAAATATAAACATAACTTTTGGTACGGATGGTTGTGCAAGCAACAACTCTTTGAATTTTTTCAACGAGATGAAGTTTGGAGGTATATTGCAGAAATTCAAGTACGGTCCCGATAGATTTTCAGTCGAACAGATTTTAAGGATGAGCTGGGAAAACGGAGGTTTTGCCTTAGAAACAAACATTGGAAGGTTAGAACCTGAGTTCAAAGCAGATTTGATTGTTTTAGATATGGATTCTTTTGAGTTTTTCCCTAATGATTTGTCAAGGTTAAAGTCTCATATAGTTTATTCTGCAAATCCTAAGAACGTTTTTGCAACGATGGTAGCAGGCAAATTCTTGTACTACGATGGAGAATTTTTAACTTTAAAAGAAGAAAAGGAGCAAATATATGAGAAATTCCATAAATTTTACCAAAGAATCGAAGATAAGTACAATAATAGCGATCATTCTGATAGCTATAACGACGATAGGGATATCTAA
- a CDS encoding protease complex subunit PrcB family protein has protein sequence MEVSFKDNIDNVEIGERQYYEKVLLCSVNIPFVVCISAGERKTGGYDLSLNNISINKDNFQIFIDLFLKVPAKGEMVTQAFTYPSIAVEINEVLDVGEWEVIVTVDQKNGEPLLLRKSFTFSN, from the coding sequence ATTGAGGTCAGTTTTAAAGATAATATAGATAACGTCGAAATTGGGGAGAGGCAATATTATGAAAAAGTTTTATTATGTAGTGTTAATATTCCTTTTGTTGTTTGTATTAGTGCAGGTGAAAGAAAAACTGGAGGGTACGATCTTTCTTTGAATAATATCAGTATAAACAAAGATAACTTTCAAATTTTTATAGATTTGTTTTTAAAGGTACCAGCTAAAGGGGAGATGGTCACACAAGCGTTTACGTATCCTTCAATAGCGGTAGAAATTAACGAAGTTTTGGATGTAGGTGAGTGGGAAGTGATTGTAACCGTCGACCAGAAGAATGGCGAACCATTGTTGCTGAGAAAGAGTTTTACATTTTCTAATTAA
- the atpD gene encoding F0F1 ATP synthase subunit beta — protein sequence MQDQKGKIISVIGPVVDVKFPEGQLPNVYDALKVKNEYSGEELVLEVEQLIGDDTARCVAMDSTDGIRRGQEVINTQESIKVPVGDTTLGRMFNLLGKPIDEKGEVEGEEYWPIHRDPPSLNEQDTSIEILETGIKCIDLLAPFPRGGKIGFFGGAGVGKTVLVMELIRNIAKEHQGISVFAGVGERTREGNDLWLEMQETGVIDSTALVFGQMNEPPGARFRVPLTALTISEYFRDKQKKDVLLFIDNIFRFVQAGSEVSALLGRMPSAVGYQPTLASDMGQLQERITSTKDGSITSVQAIYVPADDFTDPAPATTFAHLDANINLSRRQSELGLYPAVDPLDSTSKMLDPNVVGQEHYTVAREVKEVLQRYEDLQDIIAILGIEELSEEDRQVVNRARRIQRFLTQPFFVAERFTNYSGKYVNVEDTIKGFKEILEGKHDDLPESAFYMVGTIEEAVEKAKKMNV from the coding sequence ATGCAAGATCAAAAAGGTAAAATAATATCTGTTATTGGACCTGTCGTCGATGTGAAATTCCCCGAAGGCCAACTACCTAACGTTTACGATGCTTTAAAAGTAAAAAACGAATACTCAGGAGAGGAATTAGTTCTTGAAGTCGAGCAATTAATCGGAGACGATACAGCTAGATGTGTTGCGATGGATTCTACCGATGGTATAAGAAGAGGGCAAGAGGTTATCAACACACAAGAGTCCATAAAAGTTCCTGTTGGAGATACTACATTGGGAAGGATGTTCAACCTTTTGGGGAAACCTATCGATGAAAAAGGAGAGGTTGAAGGGGAAGAGTACTGGCCAATCCACAGGGACCCTCCATCGCTAAATGAACAAGATACATCGATTGAGATTTTAGAGACGGGTATTAAATGTATAGATCTTTTGGCTCCGTTCCCGAGAGGCGGGAAAATAGGATTTTTCGGTGGAGCTGGGGTTGGTAAGACCGTTCTTGTTATGGAACTTATAAGGAATATCGCTAAAGAGCACCAAGGAATCTCTGTGTTTGCAGGTGTAGGTGAAAGAACCAGGGAAGGTAACGATCTTTGGTTGGAAATGCAAGAGACAGGGGTCATTGATAGCACGGCGTTGGTGTTCGGTCAGATGAATGAGCCACCTGGGGCAAGGTTCAGGGTTCCTCTAACCGCGTTAACAATCTCAGAATACTTTAGGGATAAGCAAAAAAAAGATGTCTTACTTTTCATAGATAATATATTCAGGTTTGTTCAAGCAGGATCAGAGGTGTCGGCTTTACTAGGAAGAATGCCCTCTGCTGTAGGATACCAGCCAACGTTGGCATCGGATATGGGGCAGTTGCAAGAGAGAATAACCTCCACAAAAGATGGTTCTATTACCTCAGTTCAGGCTATTTATGTTCCTGCGGACGATTTCACGGATCCCGCACCTGCCACTACTTTTGCCCATTTGGACGCAAATATAAACCTTTCAAGAAGACAGTCAGAGTTGGGACTTTATCCCGCAGTTGATCCATTAGATTCCACATCAAAGATGTTGGATCCCAACGTAGTTGGCCAAGAACATTACACTGTTGCAAGAGAAGTCAAAGAAGTTTTGCAAAGGTATGAGGATTTACAAGATATAATAGCCATTTTGGGTATAGAAGAATTGTCCGAGGAAGACAGGCAGGTAGTAAATAGAGCCAGAAGAATTCAAAGATTCTTAACTCAGCCTTTCTTTGTTGCAGAAAGGTTCACGAATTATTCGGGAAAGTATGTTAATGTAGAAGATACTATCAAAGGTTTTAAAGAAATACTTGAAGGGAAGCATGATGATTTACCTGAAAGCGCCTTTTATATGGTGGGAACGATAGAAGAAGCTGTAGAAAAAGCGAAAAAAATGAATGTATGA